In Ogataea parapolymorpha DL-1 chromosome I, whole genome shotgun sequence, the following are encoded in one genomic region:
- a CDS encoding Component of the GARP (Golgi-associated retrograde protein) complex — protein MGVEATDEISGITKSMGSDTSPGLNDDLVSFGHDHNGSQSFTSWRAAYHHQRSASSLSSFAQKHDSSILLGVNTLSESSISPLGKNSIFELVQNINYNKRATSSGQLLLGSAQALVNLKGPTNRDIPSTQLAKIEKIKSPQLRNHSESLENDYFKFKQNKTLTASTLEALICRLDEEETITAENDIHPKFKYDDFERQEADLDQNSLSHIPEVYFDSDFRLDDPKIFSQILKNKTILDDTTDFNPDGTKKLKLESDELQENLSSYLDIIEVQLIREISKSSGSFFSALDDLKSTTAKSKNLVTRLRKLDARLQTVEESQANRAMEILDLTKKRENVEKLEQALVQIFTILHQADMAESSYYNANYGKALELADSVFALIRGNNPAHPLVDLIAENWPFKLLDMNRISALTPLKKLLVNLVADTGKSYSKLFNDTLINDLRDHYEHVSQTETLRRLDQNLSRGKSQDTISINLDYEHLDEHFISRLKEYLNGLARCGELKASFNMYQEKFLSELKGIIRANLPSENTDNVIKGSISGLSDGTRSTSTHSNGSGGLASTVKTMTPREFEDLLLKTYTQLSEALRRLTTHRKILLGMTLDAIAALDPSFTENQPDMALDFDLTNAIAESIDIAQRRMAKIINVRESQNSSITLEYFMRFFSLNAMFLVECELISSGASKTSALQDVMSNQLKKFNIQYHRTTLRIASQLIEKETWKECTISSTTQVLLNQILDASSGDFDESLWLEPYSIFNTISMQDTPQVNSSERKTIVIDGKSMIVPEVTSDILKMIKSYLLIKIKFGASNDNYIIEFLRLVNSKCHQAVLGAQATRTAGLKHITPKYLAVASQFVGFLFSLTPYLRRFFGKYPKTDAYIKDEFQKVAELFHDHQVEIFDKLTTLMTDRINVHAVEIKSIDWSNPLQHQQVHQYMETLVKETLTIARVLQRYLPEEQYARVLSSIFRGYERSLTDIYTKIGLKDSVEKAVVMRDIDYFRDRLNEVTGYENSGQRIWECVNALSTEEESRMEAVMRNNLIEEKGIEEQRLQNQEDDCTLRTENLS, from the coding sequence ATGGGCGTAGAGGCAACTGATGAAATTAGTGGAATTACAAAGTCAATGGGCAGTGATACGTCTCCAGGGTTGAATGACGACTTAGTTAGTTTTGGTCATGACCATAATGGGTCGCAGTCATTTACAAGTTGGAGAGCGGCATATCATCATCAGCGTTCTGCTTCCTCTTTATCATCctttgctcaaaaacatgaCTCTTCAATACTGCTAGGTGTGAATACATTATCCGAATCAAGCATATCTCCATTAGGCAAAAATTCgatttttgagcttgttcaaaatATAAACTACAATAAGCGAGCCACAAGTTCTGggcagcttcttcttggcagTGCCCAAGCTCTGGTGAATTTGAAGGGTCCTACCAATAGAGATATACCAAGTACTCAGTTAGCGAAAATTGAGAAGATCAAGTCTCCTCAATTAAGGAATCACTCAGAGTCTCTCGAAAATGACTATTTCAAGTTCAAACAGAATAAAACACTCACAGCATCAACCCTCGAGGCTTTAATATGCCGATtagacgaggaagaaacCATAACTGCAGAAAATGATATACATCCCAAATTCAAATATGAtgattttgaaagacaGGAGGCTGACCTTGATCAGAATTCACTGTCCCACATTCCAGAAGTTTATTTTGACAGTGACTTCAGACTGGATGACCCAAAAAtcttttctcaaattctcAAGAATAAAACGATCTTGGATGATACGACTGATTTCAATCCAGACGGCACTAAGAAACTTAAACTAGAAAGTGATGAACTACAAGAGAATTTGTCATCTTATTTGGACATAATTGAAGTCCAATTGATTAGGGAAATTTCTAAATCCTCGGGCTCCTTCTTTAGTGCTCTCGATGATTTGAAGAGTACTACTGCGAAATCGAAAAATCTGGTTACCAGACTTCGAAAATTGGACGCCCGACTTCAAACAGTGGAGGAATCTCAGGCAAATAGAGCAATGGAAATACTGGATTTAACGAAGAAGCGTGAGAATGTGGAGAAATTGGAACAGGCTCTGGTTCAAATCTTCACCATTTTGCATCAAGCAGATATGGCCGAGTCATCGTATTATAATGCCAATTACGGCAAGGCGCTAGAACTCGCAGATTCAGTTTTCGCCCTGATTCGGGGGAATAATCCTGCACATCCTCTGGTGGACCTGATAGCTGAGAACTGGCCATTTAAATTACTTGATATGAACAGGATTTCAGCTCTGACACCTTTGAAAAAACTACTTGTCAACTTGGTCGCTGATACTGGAAAGTCGTATTCAAAGTTGTTCAATGACACATTGATTAATGATCTAAGAGACCATTACGAACACGTTTCACAAACTGAAACTTTGAGAAGATTGGATCAAAATCTGAGCCGCGGTAAAAGCCAGGATACGATCAGTATAAATTTGGATTACGAGCATCTCGATGAACACTTCATTTCTCGATTGAAAGAGTATTTAAACGGCCTTGCAAGATGCGGTGAGCTGAAAGCTTCTTTCAATATGTATCAAGAGAAATTCTTATCAGAACTAAAGGGCATCATTCGGGCCAATTTGCCTTCAGAAAATACAGATAATGTGATAAAAGGCAGCATTTCAGGGCTTTCGGATGGCACTAGGAGCACATCTACACACAGTAATGGTTCAGGAGGGTTGGCCAGTACGGTGAAGACAATGACACCTCGTGAATTTGAAGATCTGTTGTTGAAAACATACACACAGCTTTCAGAAGCCTTACGTCGCTTGACCACTCATAGAAAGATCTTATTAGGGATGACATTAGATGCAATAGCTGCATTGGACCCTTCATTCACAGAAAACCAACCAGACATGGCACTGGACTTTGACTTGACTAATGCGATAGCGGAGTCGATTGACATAGCACAAAGACGCATGGCGAAAATTATCAATGTTCGTGAATCTCAGAACTCCTCTATCACACTCGAATACTTCATGAGATTCTTCAGTCTCAATGCCATGTTCCTGGTTGAGTGTGAGCTCATCTCAAGTGGCGCTTCGAAAACCTCAGCTCTGCAAGATGTTATGTCCAACCAACTTAAAAAGTTCAATATACAGTATCACCGGACCACATTGAGAATAGCATCTCAACTAATAGAGAAGGAAACATGGAAGGAATGCACAATTTCATCCACAACGCAGGTGCTCTTGAATCAAATTCTAGATGCTTCTTCTGGTGACTTCGACGAAAGCCTTTGGCTAGAACCATATTCTATTTTCAATACCATATCTATGCAAGACACACCACAGGTCAACTCAAGTGAAAGGAAGACAATAGTGATCGATGGAAAATCAATGATCGTACCAGAAGTAACTTCAGATATTCTCAAAATGATAAAAAGTTACTTGCTAATCAAAATAAAGTTTGGTGCATCCAACGACAACTACATTATCGAGTTTTTGAGACTTGTCAATTCGAAATGCCATCAGGCTGTCCTAGGAGCCCAGGCTACACGTACAGCAGGCTTGAAGCATATTACTCCTAAATATCTCGCCGTTGCATCCCAGTTCGTGGggtttttgttttctttaACACCATACCTTCGACGATTTTTTGGGAAGTATCCAAAGACCGACGCCTATATTAAGGATGAATTTCAAAAGGTTGCAGAACTATTTCATGATCACCAAgttgaaatatttgacaAGCTCACCACGTTGATGACGGATAGGATCAACGTCCATGCTGTGGAAATAAAGTCAATCGATTGGTCCAATCCTCTCCAGCATCAACAAGTGCACCAATACATGGAGACACTAGTCAAAGAGACGTTAACAATTGCAAGGGTTCTCCAAAGGTATTTACCGGAGGAGCAATATGCCCGAGTCCTATCCAGCATCTTCAGAGGATATGAACGCTCCCTTACCGACATTTACACCAAAATTGGATTAAAAGATTCTGTGGAAAAAGCAGTGGTAATGCGAGACATTGATTATTTTAGAGATAGGTTGAATGAGGTCACAGGCTACGAAAATTCAGGTCAGCGAATTTGGGAATGCGTTAATGCGTTGTcgacagaagaagaatcTCGCATGGAGGCCGTGATGCGAAATAACCTCATTGAAGAAAAAGGTATTGAAGAACAAAGGTTGCAGAACCAAGAGGACGATTGCACTTTACGAACCGAGAATCTCTCTTGA
- a CDS encoding Polyprotein (gag/pol) of Ty/Copia retrotransposon produces MKPSTSTFPHKARLVAQGFSQIHGIDYNETFSPVIRYDSLRLLLALAASHSLSVYQMDVTTAFLNGNLVEELYMRQPPWFISTDHPQRVCRLHKSLYGLKQAPLCWNHTIDQVLVQANFTRVKSDYGIYVSHSSPPTYVALYVDDLLILSKSLTQIKSVQSLLSSKFQMKDLGPVTTFLGLNIRQTPQSITLSLSSYLTSILQDFGLDTCNPVTTVSTTTEWVSDHDVPLTDPTLFRSMVGKLLFAANTARPDITFTVAKLSRYLKQPSQNHLTIAKHVLRYLKGTIDDGITYTRTSSVELKGFCDADWGGILEDRTSTTGYIFMLANGPISWKSKKQNSIATSTTEAEYMAMSDAVKELLWLKQLMKELSVLGSYVPILFGDNTSSISLAKHPTQHQRTKHIDIRYHFIRDHILKGDLQIEYVDSQSNIADLLTKQLVREKLNSLKKKMHLAKI; encoded by the coding sequence ATGAAACCGTCTACATCCACCTTTCCTCATAAGGCACGACTGGTAGCTCAGGGTTTCAGTCAAATCCATGGTATTGACTACAATGAGACGTTCAGTCCTGTCATTCGATACGACagtcttcgtcttcttcttgcgcttgcTGCCTCTCACTCTCTCTCTGTTTACCAAATGGATGTCACCACTGCTTTTCTCAATGGCAACCTTGTCGAAGAATTGTACATGCGACAGCCTCCTTGGTTTATCAGTACTGACCATCCCCAACGAGTCTGCCGTCTTCACAAGAGTCTGTATGGTCTCAAGCAGGCACCTTTGTGCTGGAACCACACCATTGATCAGGTCCTTGTTCAAGCGAATTTCACCCGCGTTAAAAGTGATTATGGCATTTACGTGTCTCACTCCTCTCCTCCTACCTATGTTGCCCTATATGTCGATGACCTTCTTATCTTGTCGAAGTCGCTTACTCAGATTAAGTCTGTCCAATCCCTCTTGTCCTCCAAATTCCAGATGAAAGATCTTGGTCCTGTCACCACGTTCCTGGGTCTCAATATTCGCCAGACTCCTCAGTCGATTACTCTGTCTTTGTCTTCATATCTGACTTCCATCCTCCAGGACTTTGGTCTTGATACCTGCAATCCGGTAACTACGGTGTCTACTACAACTGAGTGGGTATCTGATCATGATGTTCCTCTGACTGATCCTACCCTTTTTCGCAGCATGGTAGGGAAGTTGTTATTTGCTGCAAACACGGCTAGACCAGACATCACTTTTACTGTTGCAAAACTTAGCAGATATCTTAAACAGCCAAGTCAAAATCATCTTACTATTGCAAAGCATGTGTTGAGATACTTGAAGGGAACTATAGACGATGGCATTACCTACACTCGTACATCAAGCGTTGAGCTAAAAGGTTTCTGTGATGCTGACTGGGGAGGTATTTTAGAAGACAGAACATCTACAACTGGATACATCTTCATGCTAGCAAATGGTCCTATTTCATGGAAatccaagaaacaaaactCAATAGCAACATCCACCACTGAAGCTGAATATATGGCAATGAGCGATGCTGTGAAAGAATTATTGTGGCTTAAACAATTGATGAAGGAATTATCTGTTTTGGGATCATATGTTCCCATACTGTTTGGTGACAATACTAGTTCAATATCCTTAGCAAAACACCCCACTCAACATCAACGCACAAAACATATAGATATACGCTATCATTTTATCAGAGATCATATCTTAAAGGGAGACCTACAAATTGAATACGTTGACAGCCAGTCAAATATTGCCGACCTACTGACTAAGCAATTGGTCAGAGAGAAACTTAACTCCCtaaagaagaaaatgcaTCTTGCAAAGATTTGA
- a CDS encoding ATP-dependent RNA helicase DRS1, with translation MRSQANERFSMNHRKPPLDIDQISTISDNDEEVPDLDESGDEDSPDNNEKSNLKTTRSRKSTRHQKNDFDDSFVFALHNNGQEDKSFDGWNFELEGKQSSMNKDVDLDNIIKRKGGLSGNILELEKHNYLEQQEVQEENQSSDEELALDGFGMGAPDKVVTEPSDADSDDDTDTPAKVDNKSDAIDRPEEKSDTHSQSHASSKNNLDGTEIVSEDADSPDAIASYFASDENSKSHQSEHQSFQSLKLSRPILKALSALGYSKPSAIQSASIPIALLGKDIVAGAVTGSGKTAAYMIPIIERLLYKPSKMPSTRVIVLAPTRELAIQVADVGKKIGQFVNGLTFGLAVGGLNLRQQEQELKKRPDIVIATPGRLIDHIRNSVSFNVESVEVLVFDEADRMLEEGFQKELTEILSLLPLNRQTMLFSATMNSRIKSLIQLSLKKPVRVMIGAPKAAASELVQEFVRIRKRESSKPALLFNILSEMDGLHSRVIVFVSRKEMAHRLRISLGLLGLKVSELHGSLTQEQRLKAIVDFKNLTVPILICTDLAARGLDIPKIELVINFDMPKTYEIYLHRVGRTARAGRKGLSISFVGESSQDRNIVKEAIKQVETENAGKAIGRNVNWENVEKIHRILQEKESVIFDVLNEEKQEKELLKAEQEIKKGENMLNFEQEIKSRPKRTWFMTSQQKKKESDRLNPENQKDKKLNSKKRKALEAQEISERLYKKTKNDRLHSKSLSRRPKSKSGKR, from the coding sequence ATGAGATCACAGGCCAACGAAAGGTTTTCGATGAACCATAGAAAACCACCTCTTGATATCGACCAGATTTCAACCATATCGGATAATGATGAGGAAGTTCCAGACTTAGATGAGAGTGGTGATGAAGACAGTCCGGATAACAATGAAAAATCAAACCTGAAAACCACCAGAAGCCGTAAAAGTACTCGCCATCAAAAGAATGACTTTGATGATAGCTTTGTTTTTGCTTTGCATAATAATGGTCAAGAAGATAAAAGCTTTGATGGATGGAATTTCGAGTTGGAAGGGAAGCAAAGCTCTATGAACAAAGACGTAGATCTTGATAACATAATTAAAAGAAAAGGAGGACTTTCTGGCAACATCTTGGAACTTGAAAAACACAATTATCTTGAACAGCAAGAGgtgcaagaagaaaatcaaagttCCGATGAAGAGCTGGCCCTTGATGGCTTTGGGATGGGAGCACCCGACAAAGTAGTCACGGAACCTAGCGACGCTGACAGTGATGACGATACAGACACCCCTGCTAAAGTTGACAACAAATCAGACGCGATTGACAGGCCTGAGGAGAAATCTGATACCCACTCGCAAAGTCACGCTAGTTCCAAGAATAATTTAGACGGCACTGAGATAGTAAGCGAAGATGCAGACTCTCCAGATGCTATAGCTAGCTATTTTGCTTCCGATGAAAATTCGAAATCGCACCAATCTGAGCATCAAAGTTTCCAATCACTCAAGCTTTCGAGACCAATTTTAAAGGCCTTATCAGCATTGGGGTACAGCAAACCTTCCGCAATTCAAAGTGCCTCAATACCTATCGCATTGTTGGGTAAAGATATCGTTGCAGGCGCTGTCACGGGATCCGGTAAAACGGCAGCTTACATGATTCCCATTATTGAAAGATTACTATACAAGCCTTCCAAGATGCCTTCTACTAGAGTCATTGTGTTGGCTCCCACGAGAGAACTTGCTATTCAGGTGGCAGATGTAGGTAAGAAAATTGGCCAATTTGTCAATGGATTGACATTTGGTTTAGCCGTGGGTGGTTTGAACTTGAGGCAACAGGAGCAAGaattgaagaagagaccGGATATTGTTATCGCAACCCCAGGAAGGTTGATTGACCACATCAGAAATTCGGTCTCTTTCAACGTTGAATCTGTGGAAGTTTTGGTGTTTGATGAAGCCGATAGAATGCTGGAGGAGGGATTTCAGAAAGAACTCACTGAGATCCTTTCCCTTCTCCCTTTGAACCGTCAAACAATGCTTTTCTCGGCGACAATGAACTCAAGAATCAAATCACTTATCCAGCTTTCCCTCAAAAAGCCAGTTAGAGTCATGATAGGAGCACCAAAGGCTGCCGCTTCTGAATTGGTTCAAGAGTTCGTGAGGATTAGAAAACGTGAATCCTCAAAACCTGCATTGCTGTTCAACATTCTTTCTGAAATGGACGGTCTACATAGCAGAGTTATTGTTTTCGTGTCAAGGAAAGAGATGGCACATAGGTTACGGATATCTCTAGGTCTTTTGGGTCTTAAGGTGTCTGAGCTTCATGGTTCATTAACACAGGAGCAAAGGCTGAAAGCCATTGTTGACTTTAAGAACTTGACTGTTCCAATACTTATCTGCACTGATCTAGCAGCAAGAGGCCTTGATATACCGAAAATTGAACTTGTCATAAACTTTGACATGCCAAAGACATACGAAATCTATCTACATAGGGTTGGAAGAACTGCTAGAGCAGGTAGAAAAGGATTGTCTATATCTTTCGTTGGCGAAAGCTCTCAGGACAGGAATATCGTGAAAGAAGCCATCAAACAGGTTGAAACtgaaaatgctggaaaagcCATTGGAAGAAACGTTAACTGGGAAAATGTCGAGAAGATACATCGCATTctacaagaaaaagaatcTGTTATATTCGATGTTTTGAATGAGGAAAAGCAGGAAAAGGAGCTTCTCAAGGCCGAGcaagaaattaaaaaagGTGAAAACATGCTCAATTTCGAGCAGGAAATCAAGTCAAGACCCAAACGAACCTGGTTTATGACCTcccagcagaagaaaaaagaatcGGACAGGCTGAATCCAGAGAATCAGAAAgacaaaaaattgaacaGCAAAAAACGCAAAGCACTGGAAGCTCAAGAGATTTCTGAACGACTCTATAAGAAGACCAAAAATGATCGCTTACATTCAAAGTCCCTGTCAAGAAGACCGAAAAGTAAAAGTGGCAAACGTTGA